Genomic segment of Cottoperca gobio chromosome 23, fCotGob3.1, whole genome shotgun sequence:
GTCATACAATTATTAACATCTTATTGTGGGAGACAAAAGGCCATATTTACACAATGTAGGCTGTAGCAGATGAATGTAGTCCCCTGCTGTAGTCACAGAAGcttgtaaatacaaaaatacaacatctcACTCAGGGGGAAATCTGCTACACAGAAAGTTTCTTGGCAACTGAGCCCTGAAAAGGAATTAGCCTGAAAATAAACCACAGCAGATGTGTTGACTGAGTGATTTAAACATTGTTAttgaaataacaacaatataattGGGTCAAACTGTTTCTGAGCCCAAAATCTAATGATACATTCTCAGTTTGcaaagtaagaaaataaatgtgtctgtgtgtgtgtgtgtgtgtgtgtgtaccagcgTCACATATACTaacttcccttctcctctttccAGGACAGTTTCACTCTTAGTAAAACATCATGATTAATGAATAACTAACTCAAATAAAGCAGTGGACGCTCCAATCGCAGCATGCAAAATGTCACActtttgggttcaaataaagAAGGACACGCAGAAGGTCTGACACACTTGGCACCTGGAATCCTGAGGAATTACCTTTAACTCTTATTACTAAGAAATAGTTTAGCTTAAGCTACTAGGGTGCAAAGAGAGTGATTCACCTGCGcacagagaaggaagaggaaataAAGGTTACCACAGTCTGTGGTTACTACGCGTTGAGATCTGTGTGACCCTTTGTGTTTAATAGCATAAGAAACACTCACccaaaatataaaattaaacaaGAACAGTAGGTACTTGACAATTGGACTGACAAAGGAGTAGTCCTCGTCAGATCCAAGTGGCGCTCTGCGTCTTCCTCCCATGGTGACAAGTATCCAATCGTGTTATCCAAGTTCGCGCACAAATGAGCTATTAACTGTACGAAAAAACGAGTTTCTGTGAGTAAAACCAGAAACTCAACAGCCCCACGATGATGACAAGCTCTTTTATTTTCGTCAAATACTTGAGCCAACACGTACAGTTACAGTGAGTAGTCACAAGCTGTCGCAGGCGCTGTCTGGCCAGCACTAACAGGGCGTGCAAGAAACTGGGTGTGTTACCattgtgtctctctccttcaccGGTGATCATATGATACAACCTGCAGCAGGGGCTactgaataaaacatataaGGGTTTTAAGATCGACCCCGTGGATCTTAAGCGAAACCTGGAACAGTTTGCTACTTTATGTGTgtattaaagtgaaatatttgtgtatttctatttctttttgtatgtgtgttaaaCATACATAACCACTTGCATGTGATTTTGGTACTTTTGCTTTCATTTACTATGTTCTTTTGtcatcaaaatgtaatattaaaactatttaGTTCAAGCTGGATGGATGTACTtaagtatatttattaaaagtataAGGAATTTTCTTGAATTTAAAATGAGCTTATGTGGAACTAACTAAatgtgtcttcttcttcctatcatcatcatcatcatcatcatcatcagcatcatcattgatttatagttatatttgaatgttttataactatatatacttaCATATTGACATAAGTCAAATCTTTAACTTTAAGACATGATTACTTTTGcttgtatatttatttacccTTTTAACAGCAGTCTTTTTACTTGTCATactaggaaaagcacaggtgttgcTAAGATACCAAATTACAATAAAGCAATTTCCCACCAAAACTTCACAAATATAGGAATTTATTAGGTTGCGTAAGATAAATATTGTACCTGTTCAAATGAATAAACTAAGGGGTAAAACTTCCAGATACCACACAGAGTGACACATGTGCACCATCTACTGGCAATAATTGCTATTTCTCAGTATGCACACACAACCActtggtgtgtgcgtgtgcttgcgtgtgtgtgtgtgtgtgcttgcgtgtgcgtgtgtgtgtgtgtgtgtgtgtgtgtgtgtgtgtgtgtgtgtgtatggataatttgcttttctatattttccagcttttattttgaaggaaggCGCACACGGCACAGTAATTTTCACAACATCCGTTTTACCCGGAAGTTGAGTGTATTTCACCGCTGGGTCAGAAGAATGCAAAACACGGTATTTTGTTCATTGTTTAGACGTTTTTAAACTAAGAAATGGCGTGGAAAAGCAAAGGTTTGTGCAATTGTTCATCTACGTATGTGCTAGTATACGTAGCAAGTCATTTAACCAAATAATACAGTTACTTATACAATtgttaagctaacgttagcttatcCTCTGAATATAGAGCTGTGTTCAAACCGCTGGTAAAAAGCTTTtcactttattcattcattccaaTACGCTTGTCTCAAATGCACTTTGCAGGTTCCCCTCTCCCCCTGGCCTCCTTACATCTCCTCGTCCCACCAGTGAGACTAATGTCTGCTTTTATATGGCaagtagtacagcagcacagTGTGATGCAGTACGACAAGCTGGTGGACTTCATCAGTTTGGCGACAGAGATCGTCCCAGAACTTCTGAGTCCCAGTCAGAGAGCTCAGCTCATCCTGGGCCTGAGAGCAAGGGTGAGGAATTACTCTGACCTGTGATCCTGCTCTTTGTCAACCTTATTAAAACTCAATATCAGTGATGCCAAGACCATGTCGTTGGACCTCCCTTTGCACGTGTCCTTCAGTGGCTCCAAGGCACATATGACATTTTAGTGGACATTAACATTTCAACACACTGTTGCACTTTCTCATAGTAGAAAACAATCCTTTCCCTGCTGTGTCATGCTCTGGAGTTACCTGTCTCCCACCTTTGCCCTGTTGCAGCTGGTTCTGGAGCTGTGTCGCGGTGATGGCGTCGCCAACCTGCAACCCATCCAGAGCCACCTGGATAAGATCCACGCCTGCAGCGCTGAACTGAGCTCCACTGATCAGATGGTGGGTTTTAAAGCAAATTCAAAGCTTCTCCATACACAACACATGGAGAACATACCTGCATTTAGAAATCCAGGCCATTCCCAAAATGAATTATTTGTAATACCATTCCTGTTGTAACTATTATGAAACGTTTCTTTGAATAGAAGcctaaaatgtaaatgcaaagtaGTGGAAACCTTTCTCAACGTAATGTTGCCCACTTCTTGACAGGCCAGTGGTGATATACTGAAGACCTCTTACACCAACTTTGCCAGCCTGGTTCAGAAccttttaaatgttccttttgaaAAGGAGTTCTTCTTCCAAGTGAGTCTCTGAATAATACATGTATATCCTAAAGATCAAGGTGAGGGAAGGGACACAGAGCTCTTTTTATTATGACAAAAGACACAAGAAAGATTCAATGATGATCTCATAAAATCAGTGATGTGTTGGCTGTTTCTGTAGGAGGTGTTTCCTGTAAACTACGGCTCTAACTATGACCAAAGACTGCAGCAGCTGGTGTCTGAGTTCCTGTCCAGGCTGGAGCAGCTGCTGCCCGTACCAGACCTGCAACAGGTACTCGTTGATCCACTACATCAAACAATATCACTggacttttcttctttttgtattGTTGCTCTTGAggtctatatatgtgtgtcgtAGTGTTTCGCTTGCCAACCTGCATCTCTGTGGTCTCTGTCTCAGACAGCAGCATGGCTCACAGAAACAACATCTGCGTCAGAAGAATTTGGTCAGCATCTGTATGAACCCTTTGCCATGAAGACTCTGCTGCTTCATCACAGACAGTTGGGGACTCTCAGCTCTGGTTAGTTGAACAGAAAAGACGAGAGGAACAGAGTTTTGTAGGTAGTTTCCATCTgtgtaaaaaggttttaaaaaaaggatgcTTTTTCCCCCCCTTGTTCTTTTCCTTCCACGTCTTCTTACATTCTGTCTtgctttcattcttttttttttttatttaagagGAATTTACGTTCCCATCAGTGTCAAGTGAATCTAATGTGTAAACTGTTAAATGCCTTCCTCTACTGCAGCTCCTGCCAGCAGCGAGGAAGATATCCTTTTGTCCACTTTGGCCCTCCCTGCTCAAACTGGAGCGGAGAGGTTCTCTGAGGCTTACAGTGAAGATGATGATTATGACGATGAGGAAGAAACCTTGACATTGGAAGATCTAGACGAAGACTCGAGTCAAAGCTCAGATGTCACTGCAGACGATTGGTTGCCAAAAAGGGAATCAGGTTAGACAACCAGCTGCAATAGCAGGTCAGAATTGGtccaaatgttttaaaaactaATTTGCTGTTTTTCATGCTTTCATGTTTCCAGATCCTCTGTCGCGTTTATTCATCTGCCCTCAGTGTTCCTTCGCTCACCGCTTTAAGAGGAAGGTCCAAGAGCACATCCAGAGCGAGCACCACGTAAGAGCGCCCATTCAGAAAAGATCCGTGAAGAAAACCAGAGCAAACACTCGGCAGAGAAGTGAAGACTTGAACGGTGAAAAGAAGAAAGTAGAAGGCACGGAAAACAAGAGGAAACGTAAAGAAAAAGGCGTTGTCGAAAAAAAGCGGGAACGCAAGCAGAAGAAGGACAACTTAGAAAACAAGGAACGGCGTAGACGGAAAGAACCCACGGGGGAAGACAAAAGGTTTCTGAGCACGCGACCCGCCAACAAAAAGTTCACGGAGGAAGAAACCAAATGCCTGAAGTGTGAAAAGGTTTTTGAACTTCCAAATCAACTGAAGACGCACTATGAAGCTCCACAGCTTCGCGTACTGCTGCACCCAATGCGAGAAGGGATTCATCAGCCCGTCAGGTTATTACCAGCACCAGAGGCTCCACAAGAGAGGACGGATATTCTTCT
This window contains:
- the LOC115028208 gene encoding LOW QUALITY PROTEIN: zinc finger protein ZFMSA12A-like (The sequence of the model RefSeq protein was modified relative to this genomic sequence to represent the inferred CDS: deleted 1 base in 1 codon), with amino-acid sequence MAWKSKGSPLPLASLHLLVPPVRLMSAFIWQVVQQHSVMQYDKLVDFISLATEIVPELLSPSQRAQLILGLRARLVLELCRGDGVANLQPIQSHLDKIHACSAELSSTDQMASGDILKTSYTNFASLVQNLLNVPFEKEFFFQEVFPVNYGSNYDQRLQQLVSEFLSRLEQLLPVPDLQQTAAWLTETTSASEEFGQHLYEPFAMKTLLLHHRQLGTLSSAPASSEEDILLSTLALPAQTGAERFSEAYSEDDDYDDEEETLTLEDLDEDSSQSSDVTADDWLPKRESDPLSRLFICPQCSFAHRFKRKVQEHIQSEHHVRAPIQKRSVKKTRANTRQRSEDLNGEKKKVEGTENKRKRKEKGVVEKKRERKQKKDNLENKERRRRKEPTGEDKRFLSTRPANKKFTEEETKCLKCEKVFELPNQLKTHMKLHSFAYCCTQCEKGFISPSGYYQHQRLHKRGRIFFCSQCNKGFLCNYSLKQHVRLHEGPSNLCTICGKSFSKAGITRHMQMHKGEKNYLCTTCGKSFLSSGELLLHTRSHTGEMPYTCTHCGKGFSSKSHLNVHTRSHTGERPYLCSECPKRFLTLNCLKRHTLSHNGVKPFKCPHCEREFSQQGNLKRHMATHKPDT